The following nucleotide sequence is from Verrucomicrobiota bacterium.
CTTGCCGGTTTCAGCCGAAGTGTCATAGACGAACTTGTTGCTTTCGCCTTTGGGAAAACCTTCCGGCGTGGTCGTGGGTTCGCCCGGCGGGGTGCCGGGTTGATGCCAGGTCTTGCCGCCGTCGTCCGAACGCTGAATAATCTGCCCGAACCAGCCGCTGGTTTGCGAGGCAAACAGCCGGTTCGGATCCACAGGCGATCCCTTCAAATGGTAGATTTCCCAGCCGCCGAAGAGGGGGCCGTTGACTTGCCACTTCTTGCGTTTGCCGTCTGAGGTCAGGACCAACGCGCCCTTGCGCGTGCCCACCAATACTCGTACTCCGCTCAGAGTCGCTCCTATCTTTTCGGCGCGTTTTCCACGATGGATTGGATCGACGCCAACCCTTTCTCGAATTCGCCGCCCAGCATTTTGTCCATGTTCATGAACAGGCACATGGCTTTGGCGATGAAGTTGTTTTTGCCGTCCATGCTCCAGGTGACGGTGGTCTGGCTGCCGTCGGACTTGAACATGAACTCGGAAGTGCTGGTTCCCGCCATCGGCTTGAAGAATTCCAGATTGAACCGGACCAATTCGTTGGTGCGGCTTTCGGTAATGGTCATGCGGCCTTCGCCAATCTGGTTGTTGCCGGCCCACGCGAACACCGCCCCTTTGCCTGCGGGCGGCCCTTCAAACGTGTTCTTGGCCGCAGGGTCCAGCTTGGCCCACGGCGACCACGCCTCCCATTTGTGGAGATCGTTCACCTGCTCAAAGGCCGCCGCCGCCGGGGCCGCCATCGTGGCCGACCGCGTGACGCGGAACTCGGAAGGTTGCACGGCCACGACGACCACAAACACGACGATGATGACAGCCAGTGCGATAAGGATCTTCTTAAGCATACTGATCAGACCGTGGGATGGCATGCCGGCAGGTTAGAGCCCGCCGACATCTCAATTGCGCTTGCCCGGTCTATTCCTTCGACGAACGAAGCGCAGAACTTAGGACATCGTCAATGCGAATTTTTTCTTCTTCACGCATCCGGATTCGAAGTAGCGCGGGCGTCCTCGCCTGCGGGTTCAAGGGGCGTCCCGCCCCGTTTCCCTCCGAACGGCGAGACGCCGTCCGAACTCGCAGCCGAGCGGCTGCGCTACGAGATCAAAGGAGAATTGCCGCTGATTGCGGCCCGCATTGCTTTTGTTCCGAGGTGCTGTAAGCTTCCCGGCAGATACCGAGACCCGTGCGCCTATGACAACTCCTTCCTGCCGGCGCGTTCGCCGGAACCAAACGGCCTTTTCTTCCCCACGCCAGGCATTCACCTTGATCGAACTGCTGGTCGTCATCGCGATCATCGCCATTCTTGCAGGCATGCTGTTGCCCGCGCTGAGCCGCGCCAAGGCTCAGGGCAATGCGACCGTTTGCCTCAACAGCCTTCGCCAGATGTCGCTCGCCACCGGCTTTTATGCCGACGACTTCCGCGATCACGTCCCCCCGGTGACGACCGAGGTCGGCACGTACTGGTTTCACCAGATCGCGCC
It contains:
- a CDS encoding SRPBCC family protein yields the protein MLKKILIALAVIIVVFVVVVAVQPSEFRVTRSATMAAPAAAAFEQVNDLHKWEAWSPWAKLDPAAKNTFEGPPAGKGAVFAWAGNNQIGEGRMTITESRTNELVRFNLEFFKPMAGTSTSEFMFKSDGSQTTVTWSMDGKNNFIAKAMCLFMNMDKMLGGEFEKGLASIQSIVENAPKR